A part of Propioniciclava coleopterorum genomic DNA contains:
- a CDS encoding serine hydrolase domain-containing protein, whose protein sequence is MGERYADGFTADTPQLGWSMSKSVTNLLAGRLALEGTVAPQDHDLPQLPGDKAAITVDDLMRMTSGLSWDETYDLGTPITRMLFMEPDMGSYVASLPVAHAPGAYQQYSSGSTTLLCDVLGEKAGAKADLPRRELLAPLGLSRATWEPDASGTPVCGSYLWATPREWATIGWFALNDGVWNGRRMLPEGWMARSTTAEPVEQTQEDEGYGAGWWLNTRPDGSPVAPGLPADAYRAVGHDGQRVYVVPSEGLVVVRMGFSPSADDLRTDALVADVIAALR, encoded by the coding sequence GTGGGCGAGCGGTACGCCGACGGCTTCACCGCCGACACGCCGCAGCTCGGCTGGTCGATGAGCAAGAGCGTCACCAACCTGCTCGCCGGACGCCTCGCGCTGGAGGGGACCGTCGCCCCGCAGGACCACGACCTGCCGCAACTCCCCGGCGACAAGGCCGCCATCACCGTCGACGACCTGATGCGGATGACCAGCGGCCTGTCGTGGGACGAGACCTACGACCTGGGCACCCCGATCACCCGGATGCTGTTCATGGAGCCCGACATGGGCTCCTACGTCGCCTCGCTCCCCGTCGCCCACGCGCCCGGGGCCTACCAGCAGTACTCCAGCGGCAGCACCACGCTGCTGTGCGACGTGCTCGGGGAGAAGGCCGGCGCGAAGGCCGACCTGCCGCGCCGCGAGCTGCTGGCGCCGCTGGGGCTGAGCCGCGCCACCTGGGAGCCCGACGCGTCCGGGACGCCGGTGTGCGGTTCCTACCTGTGGGCCACGCCCCGGGAGTGGGCGACGATCGGGTGGTTCGCCCTGAACGACGGGGTGTGGAACGGGCGGCGGATGCTGCCCGAGGGCTGGATGGCGCGCTCCACCACCGCCGAGCCGGTCGAGCAGACCCAGGAGGACGAGGGCTACGGGGCCGGCTGGTGGCTCAACACCCGCCCCGACGGCTCGCCCGTCGCGCCCGGGCTCCCCGCGGACGCCTACCGCGCCGTCGGCCACGACGGCCAGCGCGTCTACGTGGTGCCCTCCGAGGGCCTCGTGGTGGTGCGGATGGGCTTCAGCCCGTCGGCCGACGACCTGCGCACCGACGCCCTGGTCGCGGACGTGATCGCCGCCCTGCGCTGA
- a CDS encoding NUDIX hydrolase — protein MDFTEYDTRVAGYAVIVDPADRVLLSWWNGEARPELAAWSLPGGGIEFAEAVEDGVVREVHEESGYHVELNGFLGTSTWIDTERPRPRKGVRLFYTARIVGGALGTTEVAGSTDRAEWLPRAEVDALPSVADVVTIGLDLLAARATPPA, from the coding sequence ATGGACTTCACCGAGTACGACACCCGGGTCGCCGGCTACGCCGTCATCGTCGATCCGGCGGACCGCGTCCTGCTGAGCTGGTGGAACGGCGAGGCTCGCCCCGAACTCGCCGCCTGGTCGCTGCCCGGCGGCGGCATCGAGTTCGCCGAGGCGGTCGAGGACGGCGTCGTCCGGGAGGTCCACGAGGAGAGCGGCTACCACGTCGAGCTGAACGGCTTCCTGGGCACCTCGACCTGGATCGACACCGAGCGGCCCCGCCCCCGCAAGGGCGTCCGGCTGTTCTACACCGCCCGCATCGTGGGCGGCGCGCTGGGCACCACCGAGGTGGCCGGCTCCACCGACCGGGCCGAGTGGCTCCCGCGCGCCGAGGTGGACGCCCTGCCGTCGGTCGCCGACGTGGTCACCATCGGCCTGGACCTGCTGGCCGCCCGGGCGACCCCACCGGCCTGA
- a CDS encoding YczE/YyaS/YitT family protein, with the protein MAQDPNRGRVVRPLYALAGVVILGLGAAILRVGGVGVDPYTAFNAGVGALLGWGLGPFQLLANAALFLPVLIWGRSFIGIGTIINMVLTGFFIDFFTGVLQPILPHDGRPLTAIVYFLVGIMIFDFGASAYMSADVGIAPYDALAPMVVERTGWSYKAVRVPQDLAFLVAAAVAGGPVGLGTVMTAFFNGPLIEFFTRRVNDPLVARLTGDPAGPAGPRATAEGGGSR; encoded by the coding sequence ATGGCCCAGGACCCGAATCGAGGCCGCGTCGTGCGTCCGCTCTACGCGCTGGCGGGCGTGGTGATCCTCGGCCTGGGCGCCGCGATCCTGCGCGTGGGCGGGGTCGGCGTCGACCCCTACACCGCCTTCAACGCCGGCGTCGGAGCGCTGCTGGGCTGGGGGTTGGGGCCGTTCCAGCTCCTGGCGAACGCGGCGCTCTTCCTCCCGGTGCTGATCTGGGGCCGCTCGTTCATCGGGATCGGGACGATCATCAACATGGTGCTGACGGGGTTCTTCATCGACTTCTTCACGGGCGTCCTGCAGCCGATCCTGCCCCACGACGGGCGGCCGCTGACCGCCATCGTGTACTTCCTCGTCGGCATCATGATCTTCGACTTCGGCGCCTCCGCCTACATGAGCGCCGACGTGGGGATCGCCCCGTACGACGCCCTCGCCCCGATGGTCGTCGAACGCACCGGTTGGTCGTACAAGGCCGTCCGCGTCCCGCAGGACCTGGCGTTCCTCGTCGCGGCCGCCGTCGCCGGGGGGCCCGTCGGGCTGGGCACCGTGATGACCGCGTTCTTCAACGGCCCGCTCATCGAGTTCTTCACGCGCCGGGTCAACGACCCGCTCGTGGCGCGCCTGACCGGCGACCCCGCCGGCCCCGCGGGCCCGCGCGCCACGGCGGAGGGCGGAGGCTCGCGTTAG